Proteins encoded in a region of the Suricata suricatta isolate VVHF042 chromosome 10, meerkat_22Aug2017_6uvM2_HiC, whole genome shotgun sequence genome:
- the ACVR1B gene encoding activin receptor type-1B isoform X1 yields the protein MVSIFNLDGMEHHVRTCIPKVELVPAGKPFYCLSSEDLRNTHCCYTDFCNRIDLRVPSGHLKESEHPSMWGPVELVGIIAGPVFLLFLIIIIVFLVINYHQRVYHNRQRLDMEDPSCEMCLSKDKTLQDLVYDLSTSGSGSGLPLFVQRTVARTIVLQEIIGKGRFGEVWRGRWRGGDVAVKIFSSREERSWFREAEIYQTVMLRHENILGFIAADNKDNGTWTQLWLVSDYHEHGSLFDYLNRYTVTIEGMIKLALSAASGLAHLHMEIVGTQGKPGIAHRDLKSKNILVKKNGMCAIADLGLAVRHDAVTDTIDIAPNQRVGTKRYMAPEVLDETINMKHFDSFKCADIYALGLVYWEIARRCNSGGVHEEYQLPYYDLVPSDPSIEEMRKVVCDQKLRPNIPNWWQSYEALRVMGKMMRECWYANGAARLTALRIKKTLSQLSVQEDVKI from the exons ATGGTCTCCATTTTCAACCTGGACGGGATGGAGCACCACGTGCGCACCTGCATCCCCAAGGTGGAGCTGGTCCCCGCTGGAAAGCCCTTCTACTGCCTGAGCTCCGAGGATCTCCGCAACACCCACTGCTGCTATACCGACTTCTGCAATAGGATCGACCTCAGGGTGCCCAGCG GTCACCTCAAGGAGTCTGAGCACCCTTCCATGTGGGGCCCCGTGGAGCTGGTAGGCATTATTGCTGGCCCCGTGTTCCTCCTGTttctcatcatcatcattgttttCCTTGTCATTAACTATCATCAGCGTGTCTATCACAACCGCCAGAGACTGGATATGGAAGATCCCTCTTGTGAGATGTGTCTCTCCAAAGACAAGACACTCCAGGATCTGGTCTACGATCTCTCCACGTCAGGGTCTGGCTCAG GGTTACCCCTTTTTGTCCAGCGCACCGTGGCCCGAACCATCGTTTTACAGGAGATTATTGGCAAGGGCCGGTTTGGGGAAGTGTGGCGTGGCCGCTGGAGGGGTGGTGATGTGGCCGTGAAGATTTTCTCTTCTCGGGAAGAACGGTCTTGGTTCCGGGAAGCAGAGATCTACCAGACAGTCATGCTGCGCCATGAAAACATCCTTGGGTTTATTGCTGCTGACAATAAAG ATAATGGCACCTGGACCCAGCTGTGGCTCGTCTCAGACTACCATGAGCACGGCTCCCTGTTTGATTACCTGAACCGATACACGGTGACGATCGAGGGGATGATTAAGCTGGCCTTGTCTGCGGCCAGCGGGTTAGCACACCTGCACATGGAGATTGTGGGTACCCAAG GGAAGCCTGGAATTGCTCATCGAGACTTAAAATCAAAGAACATCCTGGTGAAGAAAAATGGCATGTGTGCCATTGCAGACCTGGGCCTGGCTGTTCGCCATGATGCGGTCACGGACACCATCGACATTGCCCCAAATCAGAGGGTGGGCACCAAACG GTACATGGCCCCTGAAGTGCTCGATGAGACCATCAACATGAAGCACTTTGACTCCTTCAAGTGCGCAGATATCTATGCCCTCGGGCTCGTGTATTGGGAGATTGCTCGAAGATGCAATTCTGGAG gaGTCCATGAAGAGTATCAGCTACCATATTATGACTTAGTGCCCTCTGACCCTTCCATTGAGGAAATGCGAAAGGTCGTATGTGACCAGAAGCTACGTCCCAACATCCCCAACTGGTGGCAGAGTTATGAG GCACTGCGGGTGATGGGGAAGATGATGCGAGAGTGCTGGTACGCCAACGGCGCGGCCCGCCTGACCGCCCTGCGCATTAAGAAGACCCTCTCACAGCTCAGCGTGCAGGAGGATGTGAAGATCTAA
- the ACVR1B gene encoding activin receptor type-1B isoform X2 translates to MWGPVELVGIIAGPVFLLFLIIIIVFLVINYHQRVYHNRQRLDMEDPSCEMCLSKDKTLQDLVYDLSTSGSGSGLPLFVQRTVARTIVLQEIIGKGRFGEVWRGRWRGGDVAVKIFSSREERSWFREAEIYQTVMLRHENILGFIAADNKDNGTWTQLWLVSDYHEHGSLFDYLNRYTVTIEGMIKLALSAASGLAHLHMEIVGTQGKPGIAHRDLKSKNILVKKNGMCAIADLGLAVRHDAVTDTIDIAPNQRVGTKRYMAPEVLDETINMKHFDSFKCADIYALGLVYWEIARRCNSGGVHEEYQLPYYDLVPSDPSIEEMRKVVCDQKLRPNIPNWWQSYEALRVMGKMMRECWYANGAARLTALRIKKTLSQLSVQEDVKI, encoded by the exons ATGTGGGGCCCCGTGGAGCTGGTAGGCATTATTGCTGGCCCCGTGTTCCTCCTGTttctcatcatcatcattgttttCCTTGTCATTAACTATCATCAGCGTGTCTATCACAACCGCCAGAGACTGGATATGGAAGATCCCTCTTGTGAGATGTGTCTCTCCAAAGACAAGACACTCCAGGATCTGGTCTACGATCTCTCCACGTCAGGGTCTGGCTCAG GGTTACCCCTTTTTGTCCAGCGCACCGTGGCCCGAACCATCGTTTTACAGGAGATTATTGGCAAGGGCCGGTTTGGGGAAGTGTGGCGTGGCCGCTGGAGGGGTGGTGATGTGGCCGTGAAGATTTTCTCTTCTCGGGAAGAACGGTCTTGGTTCCGGGAAGCAGAGATCTACCAGACAGTCATGCTGCGCCATGAAAACATCCTTGGGTTTATTGCTGCTGACAATAAAG ATAATGGCACCTGGACCCAGCTGTGGCTCGTCTCAGACTACCATGAGCACGGCTCCCTGTTTGATTACCTGAACCGATACACGGTGACGATCGAGGGGATGATTAAGCTGGCCTTGTCTGCGGCCAGCGGGTTAGCACACCTGCACATGGAGATTGTGGGTACCCAAG GGAAGCCTGGAATTGCTCATCGAGACTTAAAATCAAAGAACATCCTGGTGAAGAAAAATGGCATGTGTGCCATTGCAGACCTGGGCCTGGCTGTTCGCCATGATGCGGTCACGGACACCATCGACATTGCCCCAAATCAGAGGGTGGGCACCAAACG GTACATGGCCCCTGAAGTGCTCGATGAGACCATCAACATGAAGCACTTTGACTCCTTCAAGTGCGCAGATATCTATGCCCTCGGGCTCGTGTATTGGGAGATTGCTCGAAGATGCAATTCTGGAG gaGTCCATGAAGAGTATCAGCTACCATATTATGACTTAGTGCCCTCTGACCCTTCCATTGAGGAAATGCGAAAGGTCGTATGTGACCAGAAGCTACGTCCCAACATCCCCAACTGGTGGCAGAGTTATGAG GCACTGCGGGTGATGGGGAAGATGATGCGAGAGTGCTGGTACGCCAACGGCGCGGCCCGCCTGACCGCCCTGCGCATTAAGAAGACCCTCTCACAGCTCAGCGTGCAGGAGGATGTGAAGATCTAA